The stretch of DNA ATCCGGGCCAAAAAGGTTTGGATTTTTCAACCCAGGTTCCGGCTCGGATCAAAATCCGAGCTGAACCCAAAACCGGATCCCAGTTTTTCGAGTTTTGGACcaggccgggaaaaaacccggcccagtTGAACAGTCTTACCCCAAACCTCGAAAGTTTTATGTGAAGTACTCTACAATGTTTatttaaagtttaattaatgCTAGATGAAAATTTGGGTGAATAACAATATAGTCGCATCTAGAGTAGTCTGGTCAACTTGATCGATAgggaaaatgaatgtttttatttttatttttttcatttttcttttcaaaatttttaatagatttaaatatttttaaaaaataaaaaatatatcaatatatttaaaattaatttcttaattattaaatacaaaaataaaaaaaacagcaGTTAAGTCAAACTAGTGGACAAAAAGCTTTTCCCATATCTCCCTACAATTTGTACTGCGATTTATGTCGGCGAGGTAGGTTGATTCGCTCCGAGTCTAGAAATTTTGGAACTATATCGCGCGGTATAGatcgattttaaaaatttaataaacgaTAGGAAACGATTCATcgtcaaaattaaaatttttagtttttttaatttcagtcCAAACCGATTTGAGTTTTTCGGTTTACACGTACATAAAATTagtcttataattttttcaacactaaatttaattattagaatttaatatttattattaacaattactcattcatagtatttaattatactaatatagtataagtataactgtCTAACaattataagaataatagatatgagtaataaaattaaaattttatggtatattaattagtaattattatataatgtataatataatacaatataaaagcctatataaaattttcaaaatataatataaaaaattaaatatatatggatTCAATTTGAACCGATTTTCAAGATATAAAAAGGGATACCAAACTGATTTAGTACCTATTTTAAGCCGGTTGATTCAACcgaatttcagaattttttaaataatgttaaatacaatcgTGAAATGTATAAACGgtatgcaatttttttaaaaaagagtagagttcactattaaaaaattaatttttgagtaatgttagatataattatgggTTGTGCAAACGCTacgcactctttttgaaaatgaatggagtgtattattaaaaaattatttttttcatatagatcttaTTTATTAACTATTTTTAATACAGGACGCTTGCGCactttataattacaaatatagtTTTTCTTAATTGTTTATATAGATATCATATTCACTtaatcttttacaaaaatattatgtagtatttatatatttcacaattgtaaatatcatttcgaCATGGATCATGCtacagctcccgctgggagctgtAGCATATAtttacatgtgttttttttaagttgttttttgattaagaaagtgtttttaatgatgttctaaatttattttatttttaaaaaatattatttattttacttcgtgattaagaaaatattatttaataatattatgattttttttattttttaaaaatatttaaaaattctatataaaaaaagaactaaaaaatatacataataaaatacactagagttCCAACGAGAGCTCAAACATTTTCCTTTCGACATTAATGAAAGGGTTTGATTTAGGAGGTTGATGTGATGTTTTCACACTCCATGCTTGGTGTCAAAATGGGTAGAGTAATCCAAACTGTACCTGgagaaaaataacatattttattaacaCGTGCTGAtacacataaaatcatggagaTCCAAGTCCAAAATTGAGCATTATTGAAGGAAATCCTAAGCATGGAGTAAGCACATCgtattatatacatgataaaTTAGGAAAATTCTTCTCTTCATCCGGTTCTCTTATCACACGCCACACGAATGCTGATGTGGCAAACCCGATCAACTTACATTCTGGTTCGGTGGTTAAATGCAAAATTCCCTATCCCTTTTCCCTGTGAATCCTTGAGAAAAAATCCCTTGACGATTTCATCTTCCCCATCTGAAAACTTCCTCTCCCCGTGAGTCCCCAGTTGTGATTTGAGAAATCATCACTCTCTCCCGTGATGGTTTCATCTTCCCCCATCAGAAATCATCAATTTCTTCTTTGCTAATTTCGGGCCTAACGCAACCACATTTGTCGTGCTAGCTAAGATTTTCCCAACCAGATTACGGTCTACTTGCCACGGCATATCTACAGCATCGGAAAAGCTTGGAGCCATAGTGGGTGCGTTTGGTTTCTTGTAAGGCTTCATGTGGGAGACTAGGAATTACAAATGATTTTATGGCATATAACTGCTAGGGTTCctcttttttgaagaaaatttgtCTAAGGAATGAAGGGAAAATGTAGAAAACATAGCTGCAAAATATTCAAGTTCCTGTGGGAGACTTTTCTACTCGATTTGCTCGCAAAACTTGAGCCTTTGATGTGTGCATTTGGGTTCTCGTATTTCTCTAAGAACAAGGCCAAGACCAATGCAACGTGAGGATTTTGCTCCTCCTGTTGGGGGAAATCAACTTCTCGCTTATGACATTTTCTCTTGTGGAACTTGAAGcaaagaggaagagaagggtGGAAATTGGGGAGGGAGGATAAGAATAAGAGCAATTTTTGTTGTTTCCCATACATCTTCAGACATGTTAATTTACATGCCAATAAACATGGAGTTTCTACATATCCTTTTACAGGTAAATcctttggagaccaactttcaTAAGATTACTTACATCAAGAATTTCCAAATACCACTTTACAAACTCATCTTTTCACCTGAGAATCAGCAATCAAGAAGGAAGTGACTTTCTTCATTATCTCTATTATCAGATAATATTAACCTAAAACTAATGTGACTCAAATATGTCAATTTATTTATGGATAGTGCAATGCTATGCTATGCTTGATAACTATTtcgtaaatttaaaaatcatagcACTCTCCAAGGAAGAAAACTCTAAACAACAGAGACCATTCAGTGTCCACGGTCTCTAAGCACTTCAAGACCAATCTCCATGGGGTCAGTGGCCTGAATCCCATAATGGACACCATCCAGCTCTCGTCTGATGGATGGGTTCTCGTCGGTCGGTCGTAGCTTTCTCGTTGAAGATCCCAGAGGGTGGCAATGAAGGCTGGCAGAGGAAGAACTGTCGCGGGGAGGGAAACCAAACCTGCTTTGATTTGGGTATTAAGAGTGTAAAACTAAACGCAtcgtttaattaaaaaaataaaaaacacatcaCTAATTTCGCGTGGTGTATGAGAGGAGGAGGCATATTGGTAGGTTTACCAGATAAACTAAAGATAATCGAGAAGGCCAACAAGAAGAGGACCAGGTGTCGAGCAGCACTACTACAAAAGGGCAGAAATAGTGCCAATATGCGCACCCATTGATGTGgtagcatttattttattttaaaaaaaaaaaagtcagaactcggaaggaagaagaaaaaaggaaaacacccagacttttcatttctctcttGGCTTCGTTTCTCTCTTGGTGTCGTCtctttggtttttgtttctCTCCCGCTCTTTTCGTAGCAGTCTCAAATCGGTGTAGCTCCATCGTTGTTGATCAGTTGCAGCAACCCACGCCATCCTCGGCTACTACCCACATTTCGGCATCGAATCTGGTAAGAAGCTTGAAGCTTTTTCTTCTGTTTATCTTTTCTCTGACTTTGGGACTGTGTGAGtgtgagttttgaaatttatcaaatgaatGGGTCCTCACCATGCGGTAGAGATGTAAGAAATTGGATACTGAGCATGGAGCCTGAAGCCTTGTtaacttcttctttttggtTGTTGAATGCATTCGAGCCCCTGAGAAAAAGCCGATTCATTGTAggaattttgttgattttatacatattacaataagagaaaacaaattCAACTCCGAACGGTTTGAAGTGAAAAGAgtgagaaaatataaaagaagagagattttgagccaaaaaaaaaagaaaaaagatagagaCGAAATCGTTATTCCTTTTatttaacttcttctttttggtTGTTGTACTCTTTGAGGACAAAATTGGATTGTATTGAATGCCTGCGTTTAGaatttttgataaaagaaagactttttgctatatatatgaataattccCCAATAATacttatgtataaatatatatatatatataaattgccCAATAATATTAAATGCAATATGGGGTTATAACTTAttaatcaaaaaagaaaaaagaaaaaaaggatcaTGGATGGGACACAATATTTTGCTGAAAATTTATGGGAAGTCAATCCAGGTAAAAACTTGGTTAAGGTTTGTCAACTACTTAGATCTAAGTGGAACGTACAAAATGTACAAACTAGAGAAGAGACAAAAGGGTGAAAAGTTAGAGCAGTGTTTTCAAGAGGTAGAACTGCGATGAAAGCAAGggatgcatacatatatatacaacagAAGCGCTGCCAAGCGGTCCATCCGCTTTTCAAAGAATAACAGCCCTCCAATAGGAGGGCGCCACATCAGAGATGTCACCATAATAGAATTAGAATTGTGCACACAGGATTAAGCCGTGTAACACTGCAGAATTGACTTGAAGAGGCTCATATACATCGCGTGCGTCGCCAACCAAAGCACTACCACCAGCATCCGCCACTAGCATCCGCCGCCAACAGTTGACCACCTTAAGGCCGGTTTCGCAAACACCCATTTCGCCCACTACGCCGATTTCGCGATTTCAGAAACACCCATTTCGGCCTCGCCCACTACGCCGATTTCGCAAACACCCATTTCGGCCTCGCCCACTACGCCGATTTCGCAAACACCCATTTCGGCCTCGCCCACTATGCCGATTTCGCGATTTCAGAAACATCCATTTCGGCCTCTACGCCGATTTCGCAAACACCCATTTCGGCCTCGCCCGCAACGCCGATTTCACCCACTATAGTTCGTCAACAGCTAAGTTCATGGCTGACTCCAGTGACGTATTTGTGGTATTTCCTCTTCCATAAGCTATGCTTTTCAGAACAACTATTTTTATCTGCTCCATTGATTTTTTGATTAGTTATACTCAAGTATTTTAGTGAGttgatcatttaatatattagaATTTGTCTCTGAGTTCAATAAATTGATTGTAAATTTATAGCCAAAGGCCATGGCAATTGATGTTGTATCTTATTCTAAAATGACAATCGGAAATATAAGTATTTTAGTTGGATTGCATTCTGGTACTCATTCTCATTCTGGTGTGAAAATGACAATCAGAAATATATACTTGTGATAAATTAAGACATCTGTTgcaataaaaattcaagaaaaaaattcaaactctaTCGCGTTAAGCATCTATATCCTCTCATAGTAATGGCATTGGAATAACCATTTGTTCTTGTTAGTCATGTTTTACctaaattattcttatttttatctaCATTTGAATATGTTTGAATAGATAAACTTGACTTCAACCATAgtgattttatgtattttaggTTGATTATACATTTCCTCTTGTAAAAATATTGTCTGATCTTGGATTTTTCAGTTCTAGTCTTATTTTTAGATGGAACTTATACATTTTGCATATGTAATTTGGTGATTTTCCATAACTAATAGATTTATAATCATGTGGTTTTGTATTGAAGGAGCCAATTTATACTGTTGATAGTGACGAACTTGAGGCTGAAAGTGAAGACGTTCAATGTGATGTGAATGAAGATAGTGTCAATGTTGAAGATGGAGTGAATGTGATTCCCTCTTCAAGTAGTGGTCCGTTAGAGCCATTCATTGGTATGGTTTTTGAGGAGGTCGAAGACGCCCAAGCATTTTACAAGGCATATGCAAGGCGACAAGGATTCGCAATCCGGACGAATCATACTCGATTGTCGAAAGATGATAAAACTCTTTGTGCAGTAGATTATGTTTGCACGAGGGAAGGATTTCGGCGAGTGAGTCGGAAAGACACAGATCGAATAGTCCCTGAACCCGCTGAGACAAAGATTGGATGTAAGGCAATAATGGGaataaagaaagatggtgaaaagTGGATAGTCACCAAATTTGTAGTTGGACATAATCATATTCTGCTTATAACGAGAAGTACTAGTTTCCTTCGTGGACATAGGGGAGTTACTAAAGtccaaaaaaatctcattatgACTTTGAATGAGTCCGGCGTACCGACAATGAAGATAATGTCGGTGTTGAGTAAAGATGCAGGTGGTGAATTTAATGTCGGTTGTATTGGTAAGGATGTAGAAAATTACCTGGGaaccaaaaggagaaaaatatttgaagaggGGGATGCACAAAGATTATATTCATACTTTCTTGATCGACAACTCAGAGAACCTGGGTTTGTGTTCTCCATGCAAGTTGACAAGGATGGGTGTATGGGAAGTTGTTTTTGGGCTGATGCGAGATCAAGAGCTGCATACcaatattttggggatgttgttACATTTGATGCCACTTACCTGACCAATATTTATAAGTTGCCATTTGTTCCATTTTCTGGAGTTAACCATCATCATCAGACCATAATGTTTGGTTGTGCTTTGTTGATTAATGAAACGGCAGAATCATATACATGGTTATTGAGAACATGGCAAGAAGCAATGCTTGGGCGTGCTCCTTCAACGATAATTACCGATGATGACAAGGCGATGGCTAAGGCAATTATAGAGCTACTCCCAAATACAACTCATAGGTTGTGTTTGTGgcacattttacaaaagtttcCCGAACACTTGGCTCATGTATACAATAAATTTCCTGACTTTCAGAAAgattttcatcatttcatacaTGAGACAATTACTACTGATGAGTTCGAGCAAGAATGGGCTTTGATTGTGGTGAAGTATGAGCTAGGAGAAAATACTTGGCTGCAAAATCTGTACAGCAGATGGGATATGTGGGTACCGGCCTACTTGCGTTCGATATTCTGTGCCGGTATGTCAACAACTCAGAGGAGTGAAAGCatgaacaaatttttcaaagacTATGTTCGTTCAAGCACTCTGGTTAGTGACTTTGTGCATCAGTATGAGAAAGCTATAGATGCACGTtactttaaagagaaagagaaagatgtGCGGACAAAATCCACGCTGGCGATAATGAAGACACCTTTTAAAATTGAAGAGGAGGCGGCAACTGTTTATACAAGAAAGTCTTTCATGATTTTCCAAGATGAGCTGTTTAATAGTCTACGGTACCAAGCAAAAAAATTGTATGTTAGTGGTGAGGTGAAGACATATGGAGTGACAGTCCATGGCAAAGAAACACCTCTTTACCATGTGACGTTATCGGGTGATGAATGACATGCTACATGTACATGCCATATGTGGGAGTTTATGGGAATTCTTTGTAAGCACATCTTGTGTGTTTTTGGCAAGAAGGCGAAGTTAAATATATTGCCACAGCATTATGTTCTGGATAGATGGACTATTAATGCTAAGAGTCGACCCATTCCCGCCATACCATGTTCTGATAACCAAGTGCATCAAGTACAAGATGAGCCGACGATGAGAAAAAATAAGTCAATGATACTACTTTATGACATTGTTGAACTTGCATCACAGTCAGCTGAAAAGCACAATCACTTCACACTTGCTTTAGAAAAGGTTCAGAAAGAGTTGCTTGCAATGGAAGATAATGTACAATGTTCACAAACGGTGCCCACTAATGATGATCAAATATTTAGAAGTCAAGTTATATCAAACTTTTCACAAACGGTGCAGGATCCTCCACAAGTGCCCACAAAAGGATGCCCAAAATCACTGAGATCGAAGAACCCAAAGGaaacacaaaatacaaagaaaagaCGTTGTAGTATTTGCAAGAATGAGGGACATACGAAAAATAATTGTCCTTCAGTGAGGTATAATAGCTTTATACCTTTgtagttatttgtattttgttagtttttaattaaataaagtaaTACAGTTTGTTGTTATTTGTAAGCACATTGGGTCAACAACTGAAAACATATCGGAACACTTGGATTCATAGTGCAAATTTGAATATATCTCGTATGTGatatatttcttattctctttaGCTACATCTTGATTgctttagaaatataaaaaaatttgaattcctTGTGCGTGCATCAATGTTCAGGTGGAGGTTTTTGAGAACAACTTGGGAGAAGCTAAGAGTGTTGAATCAGACGAGGAGAAGCTAAGGGTTTTGAAGAAAGAAAGCTGTTGGAGCCATTTTGTTAATTGTAATGAAACATGGAAATTGAActatattgtgtttttttttcccagacATCTTGTATTTCCAATGGAACCatcttgtttttaattggaattGAATATTTCACTTTGTGGTAAATTTTTTTGATGTGCAATATTCAACTGTTACGACATATTGTGATGAGTAGCAACTTCACACTGAGATAAGTAAACATATTGTGATGAGTAGTCATGACATTACTAAAAGTAGGTCATTACATCCATATAAAAGTAGTCATTACATTAATTGTCCTTCAGTAGTCATTACATAAGAGAATGTAGTCATTACATAAGTCCTAGCACTGACTGAGatacattgtaattttttggataCGTAACAATTACAcgacaaaatattataaaaattaaccaTGACAAGATTAACACTTTCAAGACTCTCTTGTACTTCTTCTCCATTGCTTTAAATTTGAATTCTTCGATGCGTAGCCGCTCATTAAGTATCCTATCATTCCTCCGTTGAGCTAACTCCAAGGTTGTCTTACAACAGTTGTTTTGCTCTTTTTGAAGATCAATCcactaaaaaaatccacattgtTTGCCCATCTTATAGTTTGGGCAATTGTAGAATCTTCTACCAAAACTATTAGGTTTTCCAGAAATACGTAATTTCGCTTGGCAACCACAATAGCAAAGTGGTCTCTCCAAGCTACCACTTGCAGCCCAAGAACTTGAATCAGAATGAGAACTAGAATGAGAGCCCGAACTTCTCCATGTCTGTCATAATAAAgaaaagtcatgaattttaaaagaaagtagcatgctcacaaaagaaaatagtgagTTGTTGCTGCACCAACAGATTCTTATATAGGCCAATCACTTGCACAATCATTGAGAAAACTGCTCAATGGTCAAGTGCAAACTGGGTGTTGCAAAAGAGCTAATTAAgtgcaaaaaaaattaaactgatgCATGCtgacaaaagaaaatagtgagTTGTTGttggtgcaaaaaaaaaaaaaaaactggtgcATGCTTACAAAAGAAACTTGGATTCATGCTCACTAAAAACTGGGTGTTGCAAAAGAGCTAATTAAgtgcaaaaaaaattaaactggtGCATgctcacaaaagaaaatagtgagTTGTTGttggtgcaaaaaaaaaaaaaaaactggtgcATGCTCACAAAAGAAACTTGGATTCATGCTCACTAAAAACTGGGTGTTGCAAAAGAGCTAATTaagtgcaaaaaaaataaaactggtgCATGCTCACTAAAGAAAATAGTGAGTTGTTGttggtgcaaaaaaaaaaaaaactggtgcATGCTCACAAAAGAAACTTGGATTCATGCTCACTAAAAACTAGGTATTGCAAAAACAGAAAGTGCTTGAGGCATTATTTATCAATCTCAATTGCAATAAGTTTCTGGAATAGTATCTAATGTGGTTCTCAATTGGTAGTGGCATAGTATCTAATGTGCTTGAGgcattatttatacatatatgtgtaACTTCGGGTGATGAGGCATTATTGGCAGTGGCATTCAACCAAATATACCCAAACATCATTCATTCGGACAGATGGACTAATATGCACAACAACATGTTTGTATATGTGTATTTCATCCAAATAGACCCATGCCAACGacaatacaatgtaaaatagaCAATTTGAGCATAATGTTTCTTCATAGAACTTTTACCAAACACTTTCTGTGCATGGCATTTTCTTAGGCTTCCAACGTTTTCTCCTCTTTCTTGAAAACCAGCTTACATCATATAGAAACCAAGCAGCAGAAATTATAATGGCTAACAACAACAAGAAGCATGCAACAACAATATAGCTCAATCAACATCGCCCAGtaacaattttcaatttaaactGTGAAATACGTCAAGAAGCATGCAAAAATTGGACTTTTTATGGAGATCTCAGTCAAGAACCAAAGCAAAAATTCTCGTAATATTGAACAGCTTCGAAAATCAGCTTCGTACACAGGTGGAGAACTCACAGTTTTCTCTGCACGTCGATTTTCCTCCATGCCACCACTTGGGTCGAGCCTCGTCAGGGGGTTGAGTTGCTGACGAGATGAGGCCGAGTTCCGTCGTGGGGTCAGGATCGAGTGTGGGGTCGAGTTCCGTCGTGGTGGGGTCGAGTTCCGTCGTGGTGGGGTCGACTTCTGTCGTGGGGGCGAGTTCTGTCGTGGGGTCGAGATGGGTTGGGAATGGAATGGAAGGGAAGACGAAGAAGTGAGGGGGCTGTATGGGAGCTGTATCGGGTGTAGACAAATTCAAAATAAGCTTCATAAGTTACATGCGTGGCGCATTAGTATTGGATGGTTGTTTATTGAAGAATAACAGCCCGACCGGCCACCAGGTATTCTCTATATACAAAGATTATGGATAGATAGATAGAGACTGAAAGAAATGTGGCATctttattgtgatttttttttttttttaaattgtccTGCACTTCTACACTTTCAATTGCAATTTTAGGAAAAGTCAGTGTATACCTACTGCTTGTACCCAAATTTTATCtcctcttaaaataatttatagctACATTTCTAGCAATGACTTTGAggtgttttgaaatctttttttttttttgttttattggaaACGATATTAATGAGATGATCTTGGATATTCTCTTTGTAATTTATTGAAGATAACAATGGAGACGTGGGATTGTTAAAATTGGTTTCTATGAGTTAATGACC from Juglans regia cultivar Chandler chromosome 4, Walnut 2.0, whole genome shotgun sequence encodes:
- the LOC118348229 gene encoding actin-depolymerizing factor 5-like is translated as MGVCETGLKVVNCWRRMLVADAGGSALVGDARDVYEPLQVNSAVLHGLILFGFPPRDSSSSASLHCHPLGSSTRKLRPTDENPSIRRELDGVHYGIQATDPMEIGLEVLRDRGH
- the LOC118348230 gene encoding protein FAR1-RELATED SEQUENCE 5-like, which translates into the protein MADSSDVFVEPIYTVDSDELEAESEDVQCDVNEDSVNVEDGVNVIPSSSSGPLEPFIGMVFEEVEDAQAFYKAYARRQGFAIRTNHTRLSKDDKTLCAVDYVCTREGFRRVSRKDTDRIVPEPAETKIGCKAIMGIKKDGEKWIVTKFVVGHNHILLITRSTSFLRGHRGVTKVQKNLIMTLNESGVPTMKIMSVLSKDAGGEFNVGCIGKDVENYLGTKRRKIFEEGDAQRLYSYFLDRQLREPGFVFSMQVDKDGCMGSCFWADARSRAAYQYFGDVVTFDATYLTNIYKLPFVPFSGVNHHHQTIMFGCALLINETAESYTWLLRTWQEAMLGRAPSTIITDDDKAMAKAIIELLPNTTHRLCLWHILQKFPEHLAHVYNKFPDFQKDFHHFIHETITTDEFEQEWALIVVKYELGENTWLQNLYSRWDMWVPAYLRSIFCAGMSTTQRSESMNKFFKDYVRSSTLVSDFVHQYEKAIDARYFKEKEKDVRTKSTLAIMKTPFKIEEEAATVYTRKSFMIFQDELFNSLRYQAKKLYVSGEVKTYGVTVHGKETPLYHVTLSGDE